GACGCCGAAGCGGTGTCATCGACCCACGTATCAGTCGCTGCTTCCGCCATAGAAACTAGCAGAATGCTGTACAGGAAGGTGCCAGCAATTGCCCAGCGTTACATCGCGCACGTAAGTGCACTCTCACGAAATCACTGAAGCCACTTACGCAAAGATTCACCACTCCAGCTGTCTTGTGTTCTCGGCCCGGGATGTGTTCGACTTATTCAAAGTTCTTCAACTCTCGCTGCTACAGCAAACACTAAGCGTAACAATCTGCACCACTCCTGAGATAGCAAGGGTTGTGCGTAACTTTCACAGTCGTCGCGAAAGGCGTAACCAAAGTCGCGAATGCAGAACCTTTACAAACTCGACTCCGCTGGAGCTTTGGTACAGCGCAAGGTTTGCGACAGAGAGAATGAGGCAGAAGGCCGCATTCCCCCGAGGCAACAAAGCCGTGGTCTTCGGAAGAGAGCCAGAGAGCGCCAGCGATCGAGGTCCCACCCTTCAGGTGAAGTAGCCGCGGTTCATGGACCGCTGCTTGTTGTGCCACTTGCACGACAGGATGCGCATGTAGGTCCGGCGGAAGTTCGCGTTGCACAGCGCGTAGCACAACGGGTTCACCGTGCTATTGATGTAGCACAAGTAGTAGACGAAGTTCCACAGGCCCGTCGGGATGCAGTCGTCGCACGACGAGACGGTCTTGATGAGCACCAGCACGTTGTAGGGAGTCCAGGTGACGATGAAGGCCAGCAGGATGGCGCTCAGCGTCTTGGCGGCTTTTTTCTCCTGCTTGCGCTCCTGTTGCTTGCGCTTCTTCTTGGGGGCCGCCCGCTGCTTGGCGACCACCTGGCGGTGCACAAGTTTGGTGTTGAGCGGTATCCGGATGGTCTCCAGGCCGGAGTCCCCGGTACGCATGGCCGCTGACGAGTCTTCGGACGAGGTCCTGGCGAACGCCGCGGCCGCGCCGGATGACGCCGTCCCGCTGCCGGCCTCGTGCTTCTCGGCGTCCTCTTCGAGGATCATCTTGATGGAAGCCTGCAAGTAAGCGGCCAGAGGATTCACTATGCaagaaaggtgaggcgtgcagacaggacacaagagaagaggagTGGACGACACGAACCAACACGAACCtttccttaccaactagctcagctttctgtcggcaaGGGGAAGCGTTTCAGACACTTGTTTGCTAATGGGGTTGGACGCGACAATGGGAACACATTTCACCCACTCTACGCGGACTCTTCAGCTGCTGAAAGTCATAGATGAGTCATCAACTTAAAACTCGGCGTGCCCTGTCGGTGACTATCGGGAGAGACGGAAGATCACGGTTAGCTTGTGTAGGCTGACAAGAGCCAATACATTCGGATTCCGATCTAGAGATCGATCCGTacaacgccgaaaaaaaaaagcatgacgcCCCCACTAAACGTAACGTTTGTACCTCAacaatggcctccgagattgcgcgcTCTTGAGGTTTTGCTACGGCCGTCCCATTCGACGCTCCCTATCACAAAAAATGTAATGTAGTGCGTGAGGTCCACTGCCACGAGATGGCGCTGCTAGCCGAGGGCTTTAGATACCATGGAGACGTCCGTACAAGGCAGACTGCGCGAGATCTCAACGCGCGTATTTTGTCTCTTTTCACGTTTAGCGCAAGAATTTCGCTGGCTATATCCTCAGCAATTCTTTAGCTCAGCCTCGTGCTCTCCCTCGAACACTTTGCCATTTCCACCGTCTAGTTCATTCgtgcctttctttttattctgtacgtCTCTATATGATTATCCCTTCGTTAAGTAGTATTCTGTACTCATGATAGGTTAGTTATTGCAGTTTTCTAAACAAATACTGTGTGCGCTCGCATCCCATTCCTAGTCTCCTATTCCTATTCCTAGTCCGAATCGAATAGtctcctattcgattcggtcttcgtaTCGAATCGTCACAATTCGCAAATGCGAAGAtctttcgaatacttttcgaatatttcaaaacactAGCTGCGCTCAAATAGGCATTAAAGTGGATCAAAAGtgcagtgacgtttcacttttGCGGGCATAGCAAAGGCATAAAACATGCGATGTAGCCttgtggagcaggctacgtcgcttaggtagccatacttcaCTAGCTATACAGCAATCATTCACGCTCACTGAAGTGTCCCCTGCGTGCTAAGAAACTATAGTCGTTTGCTCCTAAAgctccatttgtgttttttttcaataAGCAACGCTTTATAACGTGTTAATAAATGAAAGCTAACTTCGCaaatactgggatgtgaacatcaCTTTACATTAATTGTGATAACATCTCTTCATCGTTCAaaaactattcgatattcgattaaATTCGATCCGCTTTCGAACCGTATTCGTATTAGATTCGTTCTTTAGATTCACTGTTCGCACATCTCTGTTTGACAGCACCTCACGAAATGATAAGCACACATCTAATCCGCAAAACTGGCGCATGATGAATTTTAACACACATATTCGCTTCGACGCACCCACGCAAAATCGAGTGAGCGTGTGTTCAGAAAGAAATAAGCGCATTTGAGAATAAATAGGCACCAGAGCGCACGTTGCTTTTGGTTGACCTTTAGACATCATTATCAAATCAGTAAAGGAAACGAATCTAGCAGGGTGAAATCGCTTTTTTTTCTAGCCTCAGCCAAACGGCAGCAGACGTAACGGAGCGCCCGAGTGCCTCCTCTGCGCATGAAAGGTGTAGCGGTGCCGTGGAGCGGTGAAAACACCGGTCACACCCACTACTGAACGTACGCTCTCTTCCTGCGAACGGCCGGAGCAAAACCTGCCGGcgcgcgcaatctcggaggccatgtgtcGACCGATCTCATTGAAGATTATGCAACTGGACACATTATCGCGAGACAATGTCCCGTCAGCTGCAACTACTTATAAGTGAGCGAGCATGCCGAATTGTAAATTTGTAAGTGCTGTCGACGCAAGCGTATCTCAGTTTGGCCATGCCTCCGTTGCTCCATATGTCAACTATCGAGTTACGGTGTTGGCCCACAAAGCGGCAAAATTCAATGTTCGCAATCGGCATGTATATAGCCAGATTGTGACGAGAACTTTTCCGCCGCCATGAGTTGTAGAACACATAACGCCTTCTCGAGTAGAACGCGTGACATCCCAGCGCCATTAGAACAGGAACACTCGCTGGGCGCATCGTTACCGCACCCTCAGCTGAGATAATCAGGGAGAGAACGCTCGGCCGACGTCGCCCTCAAACGTGTGCATGCAACAGATTTCCAGCGCGCTGTACCGAAGTGGTGAATGAGGCATCGAGGCACCAGCTAGGCTCTCTAGATTCAGAGGTCGCCTAACTCCGCCTGGAGTGCAAAGCATGAGTCTAACTCCAAGACTCTGAcggactaaaggtgtgcctaagTGCGTACGTTACTGTACACGTCACGTCGCACTCATCTGGCTGAATAAACGTGTGGCCTTGTGGGTGCGTCATTGGACACGTGACGGTGCCGCCAATGGGAAGAAGGTGGCGCCATGTTccgagtgtataaaatgagcacGTTGAAGaggttccgaggtctacaaacggtataatgaCTTCGCATTCCCGCACGTAAGCACGCTTAGGTGTCGCTGGCGAATTTTTTTTTGATCTGTTGGTGCCTTAGTGCAAGATATCCCTAGACTTGTACGAATTTCTCTTTCTTGAGTAAACAAAATTTAATATCAGTAGATCTAGACAAGGTTTTCTTGGAACTCGCCACCCTGGGATATACCAATCGCGGACACCAGTCCTTCGCGACATTTTGGTAgtttggaaaagaaagaaaaaaacatatagcgcgtttttctttcttgcgttCAATCTTATCATGACCTGGTAAATAATGCACTGGGTTCGTTGTGCGATATCAACTTACATTAAGCAATATTTAGAAATAGCGGTGGAGCAGAGCCACTTATCGTAAATATATATACTTCTCTGCGCACTAATCATTTAACACAAATCGCGGatataatgaaaaagaaacaagaatacaGTATCTTGAAATACTGTTGTTGCAGAAATTTGCTGTTTTGCGCGAAGGGCGAAGCAGTCACTGCAATAGCAAGGTTTGAGCACTGCGCTTGAGCCTCTCGGACGATGTTCTAACGAAACGCGGGTCCTACTAACGCAGGTTCGACACAGGTGCTCCGAAATTTCTGGCACCCTTAAAATCTTTAAGACGCCGTGTATGGCCCGTAATCACATCGTAAAGGTGCCACCATACGCTGCCCGCAAAGAATCGCGCCAGTAAAGCGTAATTAATTTCAGCTATGAGCGCCGTTACTGCGGTGCGCTCTTAATATTTAAAAGTCTGAGAAGAGTTGTGTGAAGAAAGCAAGCGCTGAGAATAACatatttcatgacatttgtttcttggctgccattttcaaaattctgaggaataacgtAGTCAAGAACGTAAGACACTGCACGAGGAACTTCGGTAATTGAATTGCGTACCAATATAAGGCGCATTTAGCGCATAGATAAGCTACATAGCATACCCGTATCTAAATATAAGCGGAACCCTACGGCTACACCGACTGTGGAAATTTGCTTGGGGTGGGTCTATACGAGTGCTATTTAAATAATATCGTAATCAAAAGAAATGTGTGATTGACGGGAAGTTCGACATGTATACGTTCTCTCGTGCACCTGCTTTCAAGTACAGTCTTAAAAAAAAGGCTTACAACTTCGGGGCTCATCTTgttccacaacgataatcgtcacctaCCTTTCCAAAATTTCCTTTCGTTAAGGCTGCGAGCCGGGTATTTCCAAGTCGTGAACGGCATGCATGTTACCAGCGCGACATAGCATTCTCGAGAGGAAAtcagcgagcgcagagttttcgagaaaggaaacgcaagtcagacagatgacaattatcgttgtcgGACAAGATGAGCCCCAAAGGGTGTGAAAACTTGTTTTAAGAGTGCAAGCATTCCTTTCATGTCGTAAATGATCGCGATATTTATTATAGCTGATTTTACAGAACTAATATACAGGTTTCATTATACGAGTGGCATCTCGATAAAGAGAACGACGGAGAAATAATTGAATGCACTGGTTgtgcctgccaaaaccacgatttgattgtgaggcgcGCAGTAGTGGATCTTCAACCTGCCCCGATGCACGAGACACGGCCGTTCTTGCCATTCGCCCTCATTGATatgtggccaccgcggccgggattcgaccttGCGACCACGTGCTTTTAACAGTGCACTACCATACCGCTAAGCTACCTCAGCGGGTAACGACCGAGAAAGAGGCCATAAATATTGTCCTCGTTTTTATTGCGCTAACGTTCACATAATTAATCATTACAACGTAACCTATACGTCGCATTTTTTCTCAACAATTTGATTAGGAGCACCAAAAATGACATAAAATTATGGTCACGCTCGAAGCCCAACATTCTCTCTGGATCGCGTATGATGTTTTGGTTATAACACGCAACTGTGAACCGTTCGCCTCAAACTGATGACAGCTCAGCAAACGTAGACGAGCATCGCATGCCGAGACGCCACTTCAGAATCAAGTAGGAGACCGCCGTCGAGAAAGCGCTAATTTACAGGGTTTCGCCCGTGACCCTTACCTGCGATGTCTCGCCCTCCAGCGACGGCTGCGTCGGCAGCCGGATCAGTATGGTGTACACCGAATCGGACGAGTAGGAGCGGGACGCCGACGTGGGCGCTGCTGCTGCGCCAGTCTTCTCGTTGCGTCGGAGGCCGTTGCGGTCTGTCATGGGGATGCtgacgctgccgccgccgccgccgccgccaccgccaccgcctcCTATGCTAGAGATCGCGCTGGTAGTCCCCGTTCCGGCGCGCCCGGCCGGGTTCAGCTGGACGAGCTGGTCCGCCCGGAAGGTCATCGAGGCCGACTGCACCGGTGTCTCGATGGACGCCGGCGTCTGGGTGCCGGGCGAGCCTCCATGGCTGGTGCTGTCGTCGTCCTCCTTGTCGTTGTCGATGCGACACCACGACAGGAGCACGTCGCGAAGTCGGCGCCTCTTGGGCGCCGCCGGGGGCAGGTACTTGGAAGTCTCGACGCACAGCGAAGTGGGCACGTACGTGGTTTCCACGTCCGGCGGGCAGGAGTCGCTGCGGCCGCGGCGGAAGTCCTCCGACTCGGCGGGGTCGTCGCTGGACGTCGACTTCCGGCTGCCGCCGGTCTCCTTCCGGCCCGCCTGGAGTTGCGTCAAGTCCCTCTGGCGTTTCTCGGTCTCCCGCCAGATGCGCCAGTAGAGGATGCACATGACCGTCACCGGCACGTAGAAGGCCGCAAGGGCCGTGCCGAACGTCACGTATATGTTGGTCTCCAAGAACTGGATGTAGCAGCGGTCCAGCGGAACGCTGCGTTGGCCCTCGATGTAGGGCCAGGAGTAGATCCACGGCGGCCACAGCACCAGGGATATGACCCAGGCGCTGGCGATCATGATGGCGGCCCTCTTGGTGGTTCTCCGGGCCCGATAGGTCAGCGGCCGGGTCACCGAGAAGTACCGGTCGAAACTGATTATTAGCAGGTTGAGCACCGACGCGTTGCTGGTCAGGTAGTCGAATGCGAGCCACGTGTCGCATATGAAGGGACCGAGGGGCCAGTGGTCGTACAGAGTGTACATGGTGAACAAGGGCATCGAGATGACCCCGATGGAGAAGTCGGCGATGGCCAGGCTGAGCAGGAAGTAGTTGCTAATGGTCTGTAGTTGCTTGTCCAGTTTGAACGAGATCATGACCATAAGGTTGCCGATGATGGTGACTGCGCTCAACAACGCGGCCAGGAAGGCTATCAGTATCACCTCGGGAAGCGAGTAGGGCGCCGAGTGTCCGCCGCTGTCCGAAGCCACGCTGTCGTTTGTGGCATTTCCGCTTCCGCCAGTGGTGCTTCCGCCTGCAGAGCCGTCGTCGAGCACGCCGTTCAAACCCCCGCTGCCTCCGGCCTCGGTGGCGGCGAGCAGTACAGAGGCGTTGAGTGCGGCTTCCAAAAGACCCATGCTCAATGCCACCGCCCGTTCACTTCATCCTGCCGCAGTATTCACCTGCACATAGGAAGAAAACGATTTTGTTTTGCTTAGGCAAGAATGAGCAAATAGAGTTAAGTTGTAAAAGACCTCTTACTACTGAGGACAACCTTAAAAACTTGATGTAATGATCTGACACGAAAATGCTATATGTTGATAAACCTTAAAGATAATGTTGAAACTGCAACAAAATAGTAGTAAGCGTGTCGCTATATGTAGACTAAAAGGAACAACATGACGACTAACAAAGCAGATACAGCTTGGAAAACTTTAGCTAACTAACGAGAAGTGGGTAACGAACAGGAAAGATCTCGGTAAAATTTCACCTTTTTAAACGGTGTTAACAAAGCGATAAGAACATTGGGGAC
The sequence above is a segment of the Dermacentor variabilis isolate Ectoservices chromosome 7, ASM5094787v1, whole genome shotgun sequence genome. Coding sequences within it:
- the LOC142587736 gene encoding muscarinic acetylcholine receptor DM1-like, producing the protein MGLLEAALNASVLLAATEAGGSGGLNGVLDDGSAGGSTTGGSGNATNDSVASDSGGHSAPYSLPEVILIAFLAALLSAVTIIGNLMVMISFKLDKQLQTISNYFLLSLAIADFSIGVISMPLFTMYTLYDHWPLGPFICDTWLAFDYLTSNASVLNLLIISFDRYFSVTRPLTYRARRTTKRAAIMIASAWVISLVLWPPWIYSWPYIEGQRSVPLDRCYIQFLETNIYVTFGTALAAFYVPVTVMCILYWRIWRETEKRQRDLTQLQAGRKETGGSRKSTSSDDPAESEDFRRGRSDSCPPDVETTYVPTSLCVETSKYLPPAAPKRRRLRDVLLSWCRIDNDKEDDDSTSHGGSPGTQTPASIETPVQSASMTFRADQLVQLNPAGRAGTGTTSAISSIGGGGGGGGGGGGSVSIPMTDRNGLRRNEKTGAAAAPTSASRSYSSDSVYTILIRLPTQPSLEGETSQASIKMILEEDAEKHEAGSGTASSGAAAAFARTSSEDSSAAMRTGDSGLETIRIPLNTKLVHRQVVAKQRAAPKKKRKQQERKQEKKAAKTLSAILLAFIVTWTPYNVLVLIKTVSSCDDCIPTGLWNFVYYLCYINSTVNPLCYALCNANFRRTYMRILSCKWHNKQRSMNRGYFT